Proteins found in one Quercus robur chromosome 2, dhQueRobu3.1, whole genome shotgun sequence genomic segment:
- the LOC126701737 gene encoding uncharacterized protein LOC126701737, whose amino-acid sequence MFNKIDGDFDDVAINTFKVGLLAKHGLRKSLTGKPITNVRQLMGRIDKYKRVEEDQQQGKGKAKVIPQEIRDFKSNRYNNNRPRRDFAGDHPKDWGYDVKRVMVDQGNGAEIMYPDLYKGQNLRPENLTAYNYPLALASSCPGSRFFYSALKAEEAKCEDLKKVVVGDDPEKFFQIGAQLPPQEKEELIDFLRRNADMFAWKPQGSIRTSSAHTVIVLTQLPLRDLLRSTDYTGRIAKWGIILGAFDIKYMPRTSVKGQVLADLMAEFAESPYEKEVETQHMDEKSIGIISLQEPLVWKVYVDGVANQRGSGVELVLVSPKKITIEKSLRLGFSATNNKVKYEALLMGMAMVQRMGGQAMEMFSDSRLVVGQVKGELEARDERMQGYLVQVRRLQAGFESFNLLHIPRSGNTHANSLATLATSSAQRLPQVILVEDLCKPTEVKKEGVYHQVRIGPSWMDPVVLFLKKDILPKEKLVADKVRRQAPRFWLSEDQKLYKRFFSGPYLLCIYPEVLELLLEELHERIYESHTGGRSLSHRVITQGYWWPNMQKEAQEYVKKCDQCQEFAPNIHQPRRVLNPLSNPWPFAQWGLDIVGPFPKAAGNKRYLLVDTNYFTKWVEVKPLANIRDVDAKKFVWKNIITRFGVPRTLISDNCLQFDSKSFRRYCCDLGIMNKYSTLAYPQRNGQAEAVNKVIVNGLKKRLDDAKGKWVEELSHILWTYRTTPRRSTGETPFSMTYRVEVVIPLEIGFPTLRKSSFNLSGNNGLLEKKLGPY is encoded by the exons ATGTTCAATAAGATTGATGGTGACTTTGATGACGTGGCCATTAACACCTTTAAGGTCGGCCTCCTAGCCAAGCACGGTTTAAGGAAGTCTTTGACTGGCAAGCCTATCACCAATGTACGCCAACTCATGGGCCGGATTGATAAGTACAAGAGGGTTGAGGAAGACCAGCagcaagggaagggaaaggctaaggttatccctcaagagATTAGGGATTTCAAGTCAAACAGATACAATAACAATCGACCTCGGAGGGACTTTGCTGG TGATCATCCTAAGGATTGGGGGTACgatgtgaagagggtgatggtgGATCAAGGCAATGGTGCTGAGATTATGTACCCCGACTTGTACAAGGGGCAGAACTTAAGACCCGAAAACTTAACAGCTTACAATTATCCTTTG GCCCTGGCTTCTTCATGTCCTGGGAGCCGTTTCTTCTACTCTGCACTAAAAG CCGAGGAGGCGAAATGCGAAGATTTGAAGAAGGTTGTTGTAGGCGATGATCCGGAGAAGTTTTTTCAGATCGGAGCTCAGCTGCCTCCTCAAGAGAAGGAAGAGCTAATAGATTTTCTTAGAAGAAATGCTGACATGTTTGCATGGAAGCCCCAAGGGTCGATTCGAACTTCATCT GCACACACCGTTATTGTCCTAACTCAACTTCCGCTCAGGGATTTGCTCCGAAGTACTGATTACACAGGGAGAATTGCCAAGTGGGGTATAatcctaggggcttttgacatcaaatacatgcctcgtacctctGTCAAGGGCCAGGTCCTTGCAGATTTGATGGCTGAGTTCGCTGAATCCCCGTATGAGAAAGAGGTGGAAACACAacacatggatgaaaaatcaattGGCATAATCTCCCTGCAAGAACCCTTAGTCTGGAAGGTATATGTTGATGGTGTGGCGAATCAAAGGGGGTCCGGAGTGGAGCTAGTTCTGGTCTCACCCAAGAAAATCACCATAGAGAAATCATTAAGATTGGGATTCTCAGCCACAAACAACAAAGTTAAGTATGAAGCTCTATTGATGGGAATGGCCATGGTCCAAAGAATGGGTGGACAAGCAATGGagatgttctcggactcaagatTGGTTGTTGGCCAAGTGAAGGGGGAGTTAGAAGCGAGAGACGAGAGAATGCAAGGGTACCTAGTTCAAGTTAGGCGTTTGCAAGCAGGGTTCGAATCTTTCAATCTATTGCATAtccctagaagtggaaacacacatGCCAATTCCCTAGCCACACTTGCAACCTCCTCGGCGCAAAGATTACCTCAGGTTATCCTGGTAGAAGACTTGTGCAAGCCCACAGAGGTAAAGAAAGAGGGGGTCTATCACCAAGTTAGAATagggcctagctggatggaccctgtAGTACTATTCTTGAAAAAGGATATCCTGCCCAAGGAGAAATTAGTGGCTGACAAGGTTCGGAGACAAGCACCTCGATTCTGGCTAtccgaggaccaaaaattgtacaaacgcTTCTTTTCTGGGCCATATCTACTCTGCATATACCCCGAGGTATTAGAATTACTCCTTGAGGAGTTGCATGAAAGGATTTACGAAAGCCACACAGGAGGCAGATCTTTATCTCATAGAGTCATCACACAGggctattggtggccaaatatgcaaaaGGAAGCAcaggaatatgtgaagaagtgtgatcaatgtCAAGAATTCGCACCAAACATACACCAACCAAGAAGAGTCCTTAATCCCCTGTCTAACCCATGgccatttgctcaatggggcttaGATATTGTTGGTcctttccctaaagcagcagGGAACAAAAGATATTTGCTAGTCGATACAaactacttcaccaagtgggtggaagTTAAGCCTTTGGCAAAtatcagggacgtggatgctaagaaatttgtttggaaaaacattatcACACGGTTCGGGGTCCCTCGTACCCTCATCTCAGACAATTGCCTTCAATTTGACAGCAAATCTTTTAGAAGATATTGTTGTGATCTTGGAATTatgaacaagtattcaaccctaGCTTATCCCCAAAGGAATGGACAAGCCGAGGCTgtaaacaaggtcatagtgaatggactcaagaagaggCTAGATGACGCGAAGGgaaaatgggtagaagagctgTCACATATCCTCTGGACATATAGAACTACACCTCGTAGGTCAACAGGAGAGACCCCATTTTCAATGACCTATAGAGTCGAGGTTGTCATTCCTTTAGAGATTGGATTCCCAACACTGAGAAAAAGTTCTTTCAATCTGAGTGGTAACAATGGGTTGCTTGAAAAAAAGCTTGGAccttattga